CAAACGGGACTTTCGCCGTTTGTGGATAGTACGCATCAACGCCGCGGCGCGGAACCACGGATTGTCTTACAGCCGCCTCATAAGCGGCTTGCGTCTGGCGGGGGTAGACATAAACCGTAAGATGTTGGCCGACCTGGCAGTAAACGACGACCCGGCCTTCGCCCGATTGGTGGAGCTGGCGAAGGATAAACTGAATCTGGCCTAGCCGCAAGAGAGA
This genomic window from Clostridia bacterium contains:
- the rplT gene encoding 50S ribosomal protein L20, whose protein sequence is MPRVKKGVAKRRRHKKILKLAKGYWGAKSKLFRVANQQVMKSLAYAYAHRRLRKRDFRRLWIVRINAAARNHGLSYSRLISGLRLAGVDINRKMLADLAVNDDPAFARLVELAKDKLNLA